One stretch of Pseudomonas sp. NC02 DNA includes these proteins:
- a CDS encoding diguanylate cyclase has product MPLHAVRPKILGFISEQVSAWLVAVVVLLGGIALTIVVAWAASELYQQQMRQRFQLLVNERYSRLQERFEDQEQRLGSLRRFFVNSNTVSRKEFEGFAQPLLLRTRAYAWAPRVLRDQRGAFEQAITAERGANFSIRELNAAGELTPATDRDEYVPVLYSQTQSILGSPLGFDLLAQPLRRSTVERAQQSGKMAVSQPMQLVGVEPAYAMGVLLVAPVSRAPTTQVPNSEPYGYVMAVISMRQLVADGLPKAARDNLVMQIVDTSDAEQRVLYESSNPVADSDLVAARRLTLGDHVYALSLRPSQVFQQGNHSSLVSILVMGSLLSVLLSALLYVVVSQRQRALKLVEQRTAQLRQREQELRGTHGQLRSVLNAATQVAIIATDLRGVITTFNAGAEQMLGFEAQEVLGHLTLESLHLAPELEARAAQLSAILGKRIAPAQAMLVDSADAVHEAREWTLVRKDGSQLTVNMLATVLLDEHGLWVGHLAICLDVTEQKRAYEALAARDRLLKKLSAHVPGGIFQFILEPNNVSRFIYASDGIRDIYEIEPGVLQQDARKVFERIHPLDVERVRESIRLSTLQLSHWREEYRVQLPHRGLRWVRGEATPEELAGGGTLWHGYVSDISDLKRVEEELRALSITDSLTGIHNRRYFQDRLKAEMIRVKRASGALSVIMFDIDHFKRINDQHGHAVGDEVLKELCRRISQRLRRTDVFCRLGGEEFVVLCASTDGSQAFNVALELWQALRGEPMEGVGTVTASFGVASWRVEEGVDSLLLRADSGVYAAKQAGRDRVEAERVLA; this is encoded by the coding sequence ATGCCGCTGCATGCCGTCCGCCCGAAAATCCTAGGCTTTATCAGTGAGCAGGTGTCGGCGTGGCTGGTGGCGGTGGTGGTGTTGCTGGGCGGTATCGCGCTGACGATTGTCGTCGCCTGGGCCGCGTCCGAGCTTTACCAGCAGCAGATGCGCCAGCGCTTTCAACTGCTGGTCAACGAGCGCTACAGCCGTCTCCAGGAGCGTTTCGAGGACCAGGAACAACGCCTGGGCAGCCTGCGGCGGTTCTTCGTCAATTCAAATACAGTCTCGCGCAAAGAGTTCGAAGGGTTCGCGCAGCCCTTGCTGTTGCGTACCCGCGCCTATGCCTGGGCACCCCGGGTTTTGCGTGACCAGCGCGGTGCGTTCGAGCAGGCAATCACGGCGGAGCGCGGTGCGAATTTCTCCATTCGTGAATTGAATGCGGCGGGCGAACTGACCCCGGCGACTGATCGCGATGAGTATGTGCCGGTGCTGTACAGCCAGACCCAGAGCATTCTCGGCTCGCCGCTGGGTTTTGACCTGTTGGCCCAGCCACTGCGGCGCTCGACGGTGGAGCGTGCGCAACAGTCAGGGAAGATGGCGGTGTCCCAGCCCATGCAACTGGTGGGTGTGGAGCCGGCCTATGCCATGGGTGTATTGCTGGTGGCACCGGTCAGCCGGGCACCGACGACACAAGTGCCCAACAGTGAACCTTACGGCTACGTCATGGCGGTGATCAGCATGCGCCAGCTGGTGGCCGATGGCTTGCCCAAGGCCGCACGGGACAACCTGGTGATGCAGATTGTCGACACCTCCGATGCAGAGCAACGGGTGTTGTACGAATCCAGCAACCCCGTGGCAGACAGTGACCTGGTGGCAGCACGCCGGCTGACGCTCGGCGACCACGTCTACGCCTTGAGCCTGCGCCCCAGCCAGGTGTTCCAGCAGGGCAATCACTCGTCGCTGGTCAGTATCCTGGTCATGGGCAGCCTGCTGAGTGTGCTGCTCAGTGCGTTGCTCTACGTGGTGGTCAGCCAGCGCCAGCGCGCATTGAAGCTGGTGGAGCAGCGCACCGCCCAATTGCGTCAGCGGGAACAGGAGCTGCGAGGCACCCACGGCCAACTGCGCAGCGTGCTCAATGCGGCCACCCAGGTGGCGATCATCGCGACGGACTTGCGCGGTGTGATCACCACCTTCAACGCCGGCGCCGAGCAGATGCTGGGCTTTGAAGCACAAGAGGTACTGGGCCACCTGACCCTCGAAAGCCTGCACCTGGCCCCCGAGCTGGAAGCCCGTGCCGCGCAATTGAGCGCAATCCTCGGCAAGCGCATCGCGCCAGCCCAGGCGATGCTGGTGGACAGCGCCGATGCAGTGCATGAGGCCCGCGAGTGGACGCTGGTACGCAAGGACGGTAGCCAACTGACGGTAAACATGCTCGCCACTGTTCTGCTGGACGAGCATGGCCTGTGGGTCGGGCACCTGGCGATCTGCCTGGATGTCACCGAGCAGAAGCGCGCCTATGAGGCACTGGCCGCGCGGGACCGCCTGCTGAAGAAACTCAGCGCCCATGTGCCCGGCGGTATTTTCCAGTTCATCCTGGAACCGAACAATGTCTCGCGTTTCATTTATGCCAGCGATGGCATCCGCGACATCTACGAAATCGAGCCTGGGGTGTTGCAGCAGGATGCGCGAAAGGTCTTCGAGCGGATTCATCCGCTGGATGTCGAGCGGGTACGGGAGTCCATTCGCCTGTCCACCCTGCAACTGAGCCATTGGCGTGAAGAATACCGGGTGCAGTTGCCCCATCGGGGGCTGCGCTGGGTTCGCGGTGAGGCGACGCCGGAAGAGCTGGCCGGTGGCGGTACGTTATGGCATGGCTATGTGTCGGATATTTCCGATCTCAAGCGGGTCGAGGAAGAGCTGCGGGCGCTGTCGATTACCGATTCCCTGACCGGCATTCATAACCGACGCTACTTCCAGGACCGGCTGAAGGCCGAGATGATCCGGGTCAAGCGTGCCTCGGGGGCGTTGTCGGTGATCATGTTCGACATCGATCACTTCAAGCGCATCAACGACCAGCATGGTCACGCGGTGGGTGATGAAGTGCTCAAGGAGTTATGCCGGCGCATCAGCCAGCGGTTACGACGCACGGATGTGTTTTGCCGGCTGGGCGGCGAGGAGTTTGTGGTGCTGTGCGCCAGTACCGACGGCAGCCAGGCGTTCAATGTTGCCCTGGAGTTGTGGCAGGCGTTGCGCGGTGAGCCGATGGAAGGTGTCGGCACGGTGACGGCGAGCTTCGGGGTCGCCAGTTGGCGGGTCGAGGAGGGCGTCGACAGCTTGTTGCTGCGGGCGGATTCGGGTGTCTATGCCGCCAAGCAGGCGGGCAGGGACAGGGTTGAGGCGGAGCGGGTGCTTGCCTGA
- a CDS encoding benzoate/H(+) symporter BenE family transporter, translated as MSDVPQARLRPLADTSPSAIVAGFIAMMTGYTSSLVLMFQAGQAAGLTTAQISSWIWAISIGMAVCSIGLSLRYRTPITIAWSTPGAALLITSLGGVSYGEAIGAYITCAVLVTICGLTGSFEKLVKRIPASLAAALLAGILFKIGSEIFVAAQHRTGLVLGMFFTYLVIKRLSPRYAVLAALLIGTALSGLMGLLDFSGFHLEVATPVWTTPHFSLAATISIGIPLFVVAMTSQNMPGVAVLRADGYNVPASPLITTTGLASLVLAPFGSHGINLAAISAAICTGPHAHEDRNKRYTAAVWCGIFYGIAGVFGATLAALFAALPKELVLSIAALALFGSIINGLSIAMNEPREREAALITFMVTASGLTLFSIGSAFWGIVAGVLTLVILNWRKA; from the coding sequence ATGTCCGACGTCCCCCAAGCGCGATTACGCCCACTGGCCGACACTTCGCCTTCGGCCATCGTCGCCGGTTTCATTGCCATGATGACCGGCTACACCAGCTCCCTGGTGCTGATGTTCCAGGCTGGCCAGGCTGCCGGCCTGACCACCGCGCAGATTTCCTCGTGGATCTGGGCGATCTCCATCGGCATGGCGGTGTGCAGCATTGGCCTGTCCTTGCGCTACCGCACGCCGATCACCATTGCCTGGTCCACACCGGGCGCGGCGCTGTTGATCACCAGCCTGGGCGGCGTCAGCTACGGCGAGGCCATCGGCGCCTACATCACCTGCGCGGTGCTGGTGACCATCTGTGGGCTGACCGGCAGCTTCGAAAAACTCGTCAAGCGCATCCCCGCGTCCCTGGCGGCCGCCTTGCTGGCGGGGATTCTGTTCAAGATCGGCAGCGAGATTTTCGTCGCCGCGCAGCACCGTACCGGGCTGGTACTGGGGATGTTCTTCACTTACCTGGTCATCAAGCGCCTGTCGCCGCGTTATGCCGTGCTCGCGGCACTGCTGATCGGCACGGCACTGTCCGGGCTGATGGGGCTGCTGGATTTCAGTGGCTTTCACCTGGAAGTGGCAACGCCGGTGTGGACCACGCCGCACTTCTCCCTGGCCGCGACCATCAGCATCGGCATCCCGCTGTTCGTGGTGGCCATGACCTCGCAGAACATGCCGGGTGTCGCGGTGCTGCGGGCCGACGGCTATAACGTACCGGCGTCGCCATTGATCACTACCACCGGCCTGGCCTCGCTGGTGCTGGCGCCGTTTGGCTCCCATGGCATTAACCTGGCAGCCATCAGCGCGGCGATCTGCACCGGCCCTCATGCCCATGAGGATCGCAACAAGCGCTACACCGCCGCGGTCTGGTGCGGGATTTTCTACGGGATCGCCGGGGTGTTTGGCGCGACATTGGCCGCGTTATTCGCCGCCCTGCCCAAGGAACTGGTGCTGTCGATTGCGGCACTGGCGTTGTTTGGCTCGATCATCAATGGCCTGAGCATCGCCATGAATGAACCCAGGGAACGGGAAGCTGCGTTGATCACCTTCATGGTCACAGCGTCGGGGTTGACGTTGTTTTCCATCGGTTCGGCGTTCTGGGGGATTGTCGCGGGGGTGTTGACGCTGGTGATTCTGAACTGGCGCAAGGCCTGA
- a CDS encoding GntR family transcriptional regulator has protein sequence MNEQLQPLKKQPRAGKAGRSGTQDDIVYAHIFEAILEQRLAPGTKLSEEALGEIFGVSRTIIRRALSRLAHEGVVLLRPNRGAVVASPSVEEARQVFLARRLVERAITELAVQHATAEQLAELRQMVNDERDSFSRGDRGAGIRLSGEFHLKLAEAAKNAPLISFQRSLVSQTSLIIAQYESGNRSHCSYDEHTQLIDAIEARDADLAVNLMMHHMDHIDSKLNLDEESASDDLHAVFSHLLQTKKPGRSSVKL, from the coding sequence ATGAACGAACAGTTGCAGCCCCTCAAGAAACAGCCGCGAGCCGGTAAGGCCGGTCGCAGTGGAACCCAGGACGATATCGTCTACGCGCATATCTTCGAGGCGATCCTCGAACAACGCCTGGCGCCCGGTACCAAATTGAGTGAAGAAGCGCTGGGCGAAATCTTCGGCGTCAGCCGCACCATCATTCGCCGCGCGCTGTCGCGCCTGGCCCATGAAGGCGTGGTACTGCTGCGGCCCAATCGTGGTGCGGTAGTGGCCAGCCCGAGCGTCGAGGAAGCCCGCCAGGTATTCCTCGCCCGGCGCCTGGTGGAGCGTGCGATCACTGAATTGGCGGTGCAGCATGCCACGGCCGAGCAACTGGCCGAGCTGCGGCAGATGGTCAACGACGAGCGCGACAGCTTCTCCCGGGGCGATCGCGGCGCGGGCATCCGGCTTTCCGGCGAGTTCCACCTGAAGCTGGCCGAGGCGGCGAAGAATGCGCCGCTGATCAGTTTCCAGCGCAGTCTGGTGTCCCAGACCTCGTTGATCATCGCCCAGTACGAAAGCGGCAACCGCTCGCACTGTTCCTACGATGAGCACACGCAGTTGATCGACGCGATCGAAGCGCGGGATGCGGATTTGGCGGTGAACCTGATGATGCATCACATGGATCACATCGACAGCAAGCTCAACCTCGATGAGGAAAGCGCTTCTGACGATCTGCATGCAGTGTTCTCGCATCTGTTGCAGACAAAGAAGCCGGGGCGCTCGTCTGTAAAACTGTAA
- a CDS encoding YggL family protein produces the protein MATNRSRRLRKKLCVDEFQELGFELNLDFKEGLDDEAVDAFLEAFLTEAMDGNGLDYVGGDDFGLVCKATRGSVNEEQRAAVEAWLKARPELTRVEVSALLDAWHPEKPINPAV, from the coding sequence ATGGCGACTAACCGTTCCCGGCGTCTGCGCAAAAAACTGTGCGTTGATGAATTTCAAGAGCTGGGTTTCGAACTGAACCTGGACTTCAAAGAAGGTTTGGACGATGAAGCGGTTGACGCTTTCCTCGAAGCATTCCTGACTGAAGCGATGGACGGCAACGGCCTGGACTACGTCGGCGGTGATGACTTCGGTCTGGTTTGCAAAGCCACCCGTGGTTCGGTCAACGAAGAACAGCGTGCCGCTGTTGAAGCGTGGCTGAAGGCTCGTCCAGAGCTGACCCGCGTTGAAGTCAGCGCCCTGCTGGACGCTTGGCACCCAGAAAAGCCGATTAACCCGGCAGTCTGA
- the dacB gene encoding D-alanyl-D-alanine carboxypeptidase/D-alanyl-D-alanine-endopeptidase, with translation MIKSLRPLLLASFLLPLAFSVTAAPINTSLPPKVQEALQKAKLQNNALSLVMIPLNGPGTPTVFNADVSVNPASTMKLVTTYAALEMLGPNHQWKTEFYTDGTLSGGILNGNLYLKGGGDPKLNMEKLWLLMRDLRANGVQQVTGDLVLDRGFFIPPQLPEFNDDGNDENKPFLVKPDALMVNLKALRFVTRNDSGKVLVSVEPPIASIRIDNQVKVSNAKQCTGDVRYSPMTAADGSVTVTVSGQLADGCSSQTYLSLLDHATYTAGAVRAIWKELGGSIQGRDIQAPVPKNAKVLARAFSPDLAEIIRDINKYSNNTMAQQLFLSLGAQYRTDADGDDAKAAQRVVRQWLAKKGITAPHLVMENGSGLSRAERVSAREMATMLQAAWRSPYAAEYISSLPIAGTDGTMRKRLKTTAMRGEAHVKTGTLNTVRAIAGFSRDNNGNTWAVVAILNDPKPWGASSVLDQVLLDLYRQPKLAAAAPVL, from the coding sequence ATGATCAAATCTTTGCGTCCACTGTTACTCGCCAGTTTTCTTCTGCCCCTGGCCTTTTCCGTTACCGCCGCCCCGATCAACACTTCCCTGCCGCCCAAGGTCCAGGAAGCCCTCCAGAAAGCCAAGCTGCAAAACAATGCCCTGTCCCTGGTGATGATTCCCCTCAATGGCCCGGGCACACCTACCGTGTTCAACGCCGACGTGTCGGTCAACCCAGCCTCGACCATGAAGCTGGTCACCACCTACGCGGCCCTGGAAATGCTCGGTCCCAACCATCAGTGGAAAACCGAGTTCTACACCGACGGCACCCTGAGCGGCGGGATCCTGAACGGCAACCTGTACCTCAAGGGCGGCGGCGACCCCAAGCTGAACATGGAAAAACTCTGGCTGCTGATGCGCGACCTGCGGGCCAATGGCGTGCAGCAAGTGACCGGCGACCTGGTGCTGGACCGTGGCTTCTTCATCCCGCCGCAACTGCCGGAGTTCAATGACGACGGTAACGACGAGAACAAGCCGTTCCTGGTCAAGCCCGATGCCTTGATGGTCAACCTCAAGGCGCTGCGCTTCGTCACCCGCAATGATTCGGGCAAGGTGCTGGTCTCGGTCGAGCCGCCGATTGCGAGCATCCGCATCGACAACCAGGTCAAGGTCTCCAACGCCAAGCAATGCACCGGCGATGTGCGCTACAGCCCGATGACCGCCGCCGACGGCAGCGTCACCGTGACCGTCAGCGGCCAGTTGGCGGACGGCTGCAGTTCGCAGACGTATCTGTCGTTGCTGGACCACGCCACCTACACCGCCGGCGCCGTTCGGGCGATCTGGAAGGAACTGGGCGGCAGCATCCAGGGCCGCGACATCCAGGCGCCGGTACCGAAGAACGCCAAAGTGCTGGCTCGTGCGTTCTCGCCGGACCTGGCGGAGATCATCCGCGACATCAACAAATACAGTAACAACACCATGGCCCAGCAGTTGTTCCTGAGCCTGGGTGCGCAGTACCGCACCGATGCCGACGGCGACGACGCCAAGGCCGCCCAGCGCGTGGTGCGCCAGTGGCTGGCGAAAAAAGGCATCACCGCGCCGCACCTGGTGATGGAGAACGGCTCCGGCCTGTCCCGTGCTGAACGGGTCAGCGCCCGCGAAATGGCGACCATGCTGCAAGCGGCGTGGAGAAGCCCATACGCAGCGGAGTACATCAGTTCGCTGCCGATTGCCGGCACCGACGGCACCATGCGTAAACGCCTGAAGACCACGGCCATGCGCGGCGAAGCCCACGTCAAGACCGGCACCCTGAACACCGTGCGGGCGATTGCCGGGTTCAGCCGCGACAACAATGGCAATACCTGGGCTGTGGTGGCGATTCTCAACGATCCGAAACCGTGGGGCGCGTCCTCGGTACTGGACCAGGTGCTGCTGGACCTGTATCGCCAGCCGAAACTGGCGGCGGCGGCCCCGGTCCTCTAA